The following proteins are co-located in the Macadamia integrifolia cultivar HAES 741 chromosome 3, SCU_Mint_v3, whole genome shotgun sequence genome:
- the LOC122074681 gene encoding uncharacterized protein LOC122074681 — protein MANAWKKEKSSPVLSSRNLLLLFPLVFLLIFLLYFSRSSSPNPNFTKELTFKTPFPFRSIQPFDCYKCPQGYPVIANVVEGVRYPFLYSLADLGSLPDKPHKNIVRMLKGKLFRKPDISVTIQEVLEKLRQQGGGGDGGYVVDVGANVGMASFAAAAMGFKVLAFEPVFENLQRICDGVFLNRVRDRVTLFEAAASDRLGNITFHKLVGRLDNSAVSATGAKLAFKSNEEIELQVRSIPLDEVIPESEEVMLLKIDVQGWEYHVLRGASKLLSRKRGKAPYLIYEEDERLLKASKSSAKEIREFLGSMGYHQCTQHGTDAHCTK, from the exons ATGGCAAATGCctggaaaaaggagaaatcCTCACCAGTTCTCTCTTCTCGGAACCTCCTCTTACTCTTCCCGCTTgtttttcttctcatcttcctcttaTACTTCTCTCGAAGCTCAAGTCCAAACCCAAATTTCACTAAAGAGCTGACATTCAAAACCCCATTTCCCTTCCGTTCGATCCAACCTTTCGATTGTTACAAATGCCCTCAGGGTTACCCGGTGATTGCTAATGTCGTCGAAGGTGTCCGTTACCCGTTTCTTTACTCTCTTGCTGATCTGGGTTCGCTACCCGATAAGCCTCACAAGAACATCGTTCGAATGCTCAAAGGGAAGCTTTTCAGGAAACCAGATATCTCTGTGACAATTCAGGAGGTTCTGGAGAAGTTGAGACAGCAAGGTGGAGGAGGAGATGGTGGATATGTCGTCGATGTGGGTGCAAATGTGGGAATGGCGAGTTTCGCTGCCGCTGCTATGGGGTTCAAGGTCTTGGCATTTGAGCCTGTTTTTGAGAATCTGCAGAGGATTTGTGATGGGGTTTTCCTGAATCGAGTTCGGGACCGGGTTACTCTGTTTGAGGCTGCTGCTTCGGATCGGCTTGGGAATATCACTTTCCATAAG CTGGTTGGAAGGCTGGACAACAGTGCTGTTTCTGCCACTGGTGCAAAGCTGGCATTCAAGTCCAATGAGGAGATTGAGCTTCAAGTGAGGTCTATTCCTCTTGACGAAGTGATCCCAGAATCAGAAGAGGTGATGTTACTCAAGATTGATGTTCAAGGTTGGGAATATCATGTATTGAGAGGAGCCTCTAAACTGTTGTCTAGAAAGAGAGGCAAAGCCCCCTACCTAATATATGAGGAAGACGAACGCTTGCTGAAAGCTAGCAAAAGCAGTGCCAAAGAGATTCGGGAATTTCTTGGTAGCATGGGTTACCACCAATGCACTCAGCATGGTAcagatgctcactgcaccaagTAA